tCTAATTAATAAAATCGATGATCGGGCTGTGGATGGGTTACCTAATTTTTGCAGACAAGGATGGGGATTAACATCTAAATCTGGGTGaacttttatacttttttttatttttaaagatggGGAAATGCTGTCTTCTTCCTAGTTTTGGAAGGCCCAATGAGGGGGGTTTTACCCATAACCCTGGAAATTAACGTCGGAAGGGTggagtaaaaaaattattataatttttgagaaagaaaGTTAATGACATTGTTGCTCTTTGAATACATTAGTAATTAAATATAGAAGCATTATTCAACTGCAGCTTGGTCGAAACcaaaatttaagtcaaattgattttttttagtgGGATCACCAGTCCCCACTAACCTCACGGATCTCCATAGACGAAGCCCTATCCTAGAGTATTAGTTTGAGGACTATGATTTTCTCAGGATCTCTGTAGATTTGCTTAGCACACTGGTGAGGCTCTTTGAACTTAAAACACTGTTAATGACAAACTGCCGTTCTTTTTATGTGGATTACATGCGGGTGATGTACTGTGTTCAATTCTAAGGGATAAATAAACGGGGAGGGGCCTGTATAGTTGTAATTTCTTTTCATGCTTAATGTCAGTATCTAACTCTacaaatacattcattgatgtTGCTAATTTTCAAGTCTGTTAAACTGAAACAAAAGTGTGTACAAGTTTGTCCTCTATATGTTAGGGGTTTCATTTCTTCATCCACAACAGTTTAAGGGTAATTTAATCAGAGTTGGACTCGCAATGGATAactgaaaataatgatatagcTGAGGTTGTTAATTGCTTAGGAATGTTACTTATTTGAAGCTGATGTATCTGATATATGGTTGTTGGGACGAGTCTCACAGCTTACTTTATGTATGCAACTTTCATAAATCTCTGGCAATTGGGTCCTTAGGGATGAATTGGTTAGCTGCTCTGTGCATGTGCTGAATACTTCCCTGAATGTCTTCTATGAGGTATCTAGCTTGCACACACCATATGCTCCTTGGGGATGATTTAGTTAGGTGCTCTGTGCATATACTGGAGACTCCCTGAGTATCTTCTATAGGTATCCAGTTTAAACATGTATTTAAcattttctctgtttttttttaaactgcaAAAGCGATAGGATTTTGTTTTACATTATCCTTATGCTCTTTCAAGTTAATGGGAAAAGagattttgttttctgtttctGGCACAATTGACATTTTCCTTCAATCAACAGTTTTGgaattgctttttattttttttttcaataaaaatttgcTTGCTCTTAgatcttttcatttttcagcTTATCAGAAGCTTGTTGGTACTTATCACCCAATGGGTACCAGTTCCTTACGTTTCCCTACTTTGTCCCTATTTCTTCCTTGTTATAACCCCAGTAGTCTCAGTTTGCTGAGACTGTTTTGCTAGTTGCATAGTATTTATAAATCTAAGACCCATCTAATTAATGTCGCAtttgttgtgacctgaagtctcacatcgctcccgtgcagtctactgagcttgtatataaacaggggccagaagcccttaactcaatTGACGCGTTttcataagagaaacaaaaccgtgcgggcctgaagcccaaagcggacaatatcgattcggctgtttataacacgttatcagcacgattcgcgatggaggggtgtgttgtgacctgaagtcccacatcgctcccgtgcagtctactgagcttgtatataaacaggggTCAGAAGCCCTTAATTCAATTGACGCGTTttcataagagaaacaaaaccgtgcgggcctgaagcccaaagcggacaatatcgattgggctgtttataacagCATTGTCGCTTATTGGGAATTATTTTAATCTCTATGCTGAGAACCTGCAGCAGAATAGAAAGTCAAGGAAATCGGCAACACATATAAGTATAAAGTTCAAACATGTGGTTAACTTAGATTTTACATTTCTGTCAAGCCAGGGTTTATGATCTGAAGTATATCAACTTTTCAAGTGATGAAGATATTCTGCACCGCAGGTCATGTCAGATGGTGAAAAACGATCCTTTTATGGCTGGTATGGAGAGCTGGACTTAAAGGTGCTTGTTTGGGCAGGGGGTAAATTAAGTACTGCTGATTCTTGATAAGACAATCTATTTCAAAATACTTATTTGGAGACTCCCAACACCTGCTTCTCATGGTTAGAATTTACTTGACTATGCCAGGATTTCAACCAATCCTGAGGTTGAGGTAACATGCCTTGCGAGTTGTGGGACTTGTGATGGTTCAGGTGTGACACCAGAGACAAACAACGACTCCTTTAGGCGTATCCTAGCAGGCAATAATGACCTGTGTTTCATGTAAAGGGACGGAGGAAGTGTTTACAGAAAGCATCACTTGTGGGGATGGACGtgtgagaagaaaaagaagggatCAGTCTGAGTGTTCTAGCGGGTGTTGAACTAGTCACCAGTTAAGGCTCTGCAGCAAAGGGAATGCTGGATCTCCTGGTGACCTCAGTGTTGTTATTGTCGTTATCCTAGACCCAAAACTAAAACGCGACGGCACCAACATTTTGTACACCTGCAAAATTTCCAACATGGGTGCAATTATGAAGACTACAGCTAAGGTCCCGACAGTGGGTGACTGGGCTGATTTAAAAATCCAGCTCTAAAGCAGTTGAACACAACACTTGTAATGGCAAGGAAAGGGGTTCCTATACTATAGAAAAGCAACATGAGAGGACTTGcaaattgaaattccagaaaGTTGAGCAGTGAAGAGATGAAGCATACTGAGGAGCTTGAATGCTAAGAAAGAGATAGAGGAGCAGGAGATAGTTGGGATAATTTTTTGGGGATACATTATTCTTCCTCTCATCTTAATGTTCTCAAATTTTGTTTcaccaatttttttatatttggtgTTAAGAGTCCTATCAATCTGTTAACGAAAACTGGTGCTCAATATTCTTCTCAGTTTTCTGTCAATCCTAGGCCTGGAATACCAATTACAAGTTGAATCAGTTTTAGGTTGAATGCAAAAAAACTTGAATCAATAACCCAGGAGCAGTGTTCTAACCATAAagatctttataaaaaataaaaacaagggGAGGAAGGAGAAGacgataatattataataataaatggaAAAGAACTAAGGATTTGCACCAACAGTTGACTCGTTACTATTATATACGAAGAAATCTGGTGATGCACCTAACAGTTGAACAAATCCCGTTTTATCTTCATATTTAACACATAAGCATTCAGAACCAGCCAGAATACCAGTCTAGTATATGTTAATGATAATACTACATCGGAAGCATAATAGTAGGGCCCTGGAATAAGCAGAGGATGATTTATATAGGTATCTTACAATACTTGAAATCGTCTTGTTTATCAATATACAAATCGGAAGGTCAATGACCACAATTCTTgcattttttaggtttaattcTGAGATTTCTATTGATGACGCCTATTGCACTTCCATACAACATTTGTCACATGGAAACTATGAAAAAGCTATAAGAATGTGTAAAATGCAATGATATAGGGTTCATAAATAAGATATCGCCCTGTTGCTGTAAATGTATATACGGAAAAACcaggataaaagaaaaaacaattaagtAGATTGTTCTATAATGCCTCTATtttgaacagaaaaaaaaaaggtcccTCCTGAAACACCCTGTTTACAGTTACTCTTCTACCTCTTGGATTTGCAACCGGATGCTACACGTTGGTACAGTTCATCGGTGCATACCCCAGCCTAGATCTCTTTGTATCATACAAGACATGGAAATTCTGCTGTTGATAGTTCCCTATTATTGAATGAGCTGATTGAGGAGTCCCCAAAATTGCTAAGCAAACAACATCTTCCGGGTCAAGCCTGATAAAGTAATTCTCAACTGGGAAGTTCCACATACCACCATCTGCAAACAGAATCCCGAATTCTGGAAGTTCCACCTTCTCAACTCCAGTCACATTGTAACAAGGCTCTAAAACTGGAAAAACCTTCACTAAAGAATACCCTTTCACCTTCTTCATAAATGCATCCTTGATTATGTCATAAGCTGGCTGTGCAAAATAACTTATTGTAGTACCAGAATCGATTATTGTACCTCCAGCACCATCTGATGACAAATGCCATGTTTCTTCTGGTATAGTCAACACCTCCCCTCCAACcatgattgatttaatttgaacatAATAGAATGTATCTACTGGATTCTCTTCTCCGGCCACCAATGTTGTGAAATTCAAATTGGGGTTACTCAAGAGGTCTTCGTCCTCACCTAATATCAACTTGCTGCTAACATTGGTGTCACTATTTCTATCCACAAGGCAATACGAAAAGGAATGACCATAAAGAGATTGAAGCTGAGAGGAAAAGGAGAGAGGACCTCTGCCAAGGCCTAACAGCCCTGCAGCCCCCTGAAATAGGCCTCTATTCCAATGACCACACCCAAACATCACATTCTCCACCCGCCTAAATTCTGATTTCCCGGTAGGCGATGTGAGATTGACTGTGAATGTTTCCAATGCAAAATCACCAGTAGTATTAGATTTATCTCCATACCAATAATAATAAGGGCAACTTTGATTCTCAGCTTTACAAGGCTGGGGAGGATCAGGGGATGAAACCAAATGACATCTAGGATCATGGCAACTTATATTCCTAAAAGATGTTGAATCTTTAGGATCATAATAAGGCCCATTTTGCTCAAAACAATCATAACAAGGCACACATTGAATCCAATTAAGGTCACTACCAGTATCAAGAATCAAAGAAAAGTGCTTTGGAGGGGTACCAATAAACAC
This sequence is a window from Mangifera indica cultivar Alphonso chromosome 5, CATAS_Mindica_2.1, whole genome shotgun sequence. Protein-coding genes within it:
- the LOC123215877 gene encoding aspartyl protease family protein 2-like; translation: MLFKVFLVLFVLSISCDAIDAIARAHDHDKNVNSNFSSIAGIKLPDHMSFNAVSPSADSGCSFTKLDNLKQDKEVDILEVDDGDDFLSMKPSKQKVKLHLKRRSTSEPKQSMVESITSDLTRIQTLHTRIIEKKNQNTISRLKKDSEKSKKKIIKPVVGPPASQESYVSGVSGQLVATLESGVSLGSGEYFMDVFIGTPPKHFSLILDTGSDLNWIQCVPCYDCFEQNGPYYDPKDSTSFRNISCHDPRCHLVSSPDPPQPCKAENQSCPYYYWYGDKSNTTGDFALETFTVNLTSPTGKSEFRRVENVMFGCGHWNRGLFQGAAGLLGLGRGPLSFSSQLQSLYGHSFSYCLVDRNSDTNVSSKLILGEDEDLLSNPNLNFTTLVAGEENPVDTFYYVQIKSIMVGGEVLTIPEETWHLSSDGAGGTIIDSGTTISYFAQPAYDIIKDAFMKKVKGYSLVKVFPVLEPCYNVTGVEKVELPEFGILFADGGMWNFPVENYFIRLDPEDVVCLAILGTPQSAHSIIGNYQQQNFHVLYDTKRSRLGYAPMNCTNV